CTGCAACACTAACAATTTCAATTCCAAGGACGTACGATATAAACAAACATGGCACAGAGCAAGGAGGATATCAAGTACGGCGCAGCTCAGGCGAAGGTGTCCGAGGATGAGTCGCTGAGGGTGGCGTACAAGCACGGCACGCCCTTGGAAGGCGGCAAGATCGCGGAGTCGAAGCCTGTTGATCTCTTCGCCGACGCCGGCAGGATCGACTCAGCGAATCGCGGGGGCGGCGACAGAGACGGCGACAGCGACGGCGACAACTCCGCCGCCCGCCCTGGGGAGGAGCCGGGAGCAGGCGAGGAGAAAGATGGCGCAAAAATTGCAGACTGATGAAATCAGGTCTAGTTTGAAAATGTGTCGTCTTTCTGTGTGTCGTGATGTGTCGGTACCTATTGTGATATTAGTTTGTACTAATTAAATAGAAGTGCTTTCAACTAAACTTTTTTAAGGTTTTATTTCGAATTGCGGAGTGCTTGTGTTACGTCgggtaaaagaaatataataaaaaaaacttgtttatatttttatatataatatcgCATTCTGCGCATATTGTAAAAGCccgtttattatattttttctataatttcatCAGAAAACattacaatatatttatataggattaatttcatacagattcatttctcaaaaaaaaaaatattcatacagATTCTTacaaacataatgaatgacaaatgtacttttataaaattcaactttcgtATGTTGTTTCGgtaaaagttctgatattttcaaatatattcttctgaTTCTTTACCGTTAAAGaaccgttagaaaactgtttatattttaattttgctatcacaaatatattcatcCAAGAggtataacagtataatataaatgggtaaaaatatccaaaactAATTAGTGTTtagtatttaatctatagttaattaaatttttctaacggattttaacgataggggcatatttgaaaacattcaagatttttgtagggacaatatatgaacGTTGAATTTTGTAGTGATATGTTTgttattcactatgtttgtaatgagttgtatgaaattaacctatTTATGTATATACTGTCACCctaatttcattttatttattaacattAGTCGTTAGATGACTTAAAGCGCaatagttatattttttaagtagtGTGTTATTATTGTTGTGCTCTGCGATCCTCATTATCAGGagttaaaataatagtaaattcTTAATTACTTAGCTAATGTGAATATACTGCTAGAAAAGTGTGTACACTAGGTTTACACTATACTCGTTTGAGCTCTCTTAGTTAATATTAACTTCAAACTCTTTcctgaaaatatatatataaaaaactcaAATATTGCTTAAATCTGACAATCTAATTGAATTTAAGGACTGCGTGATTGGATGCAATTAAAAACACAATATACTTGAAAATACATGAATTGAAAATATgatagttataactatatacaTTTTGTTtcgttggatgtagtagaaaataCTGCAAATACAAATTATTTGTTTAGCTGTACATAGttgagaaatttatttttaaaatttcattactctatatatatatatattatgtggtGGTGATAAAACTTCCAgcgtaagaaagaaaaaaaattgtttttaaaatGTGATTAGACAAGCAagcttatcttttatttaaaacgaCTCTTTTCAATGTTATAATTAGAACTACGGCCAAgttaaggggctgtttggttggtgtaattagaaatataatgtAGTCGGAGATatgataattataattatatatatcttgtttGGATGAATACGGTAAAAAATGctacaattataaataatttatttggttgcatatagttgAGTGCGTTTGTAAACTTTTATTACTATTACATccttaattactttttaaataattttttatattagtagAAGTAAtttcaccatcatatatataattagggctactatactcttataagtgtaaactcttttatactcataaattttcgtcTATTAAATCTActcctttgaccatttccacccattagatcatactattcaaccaacaacctaCTCAACCccaggggaccactatcatcttaaccacacatcttttaattcaaAGGCCGAAAGCCTACAAGCACCAAGAACTTAGTACtcttaaaagtataggagctcaattctagatatacatatacatattttatGTACTAAGTACCAAGAACTTAGTACtcttgaaatttataatttgaagattaaaatttataaatttttaattttaaaaatttgaaatttataatttgaagattaaaatttataatttaaaatttaaaaattttaaatttttacatttaaattttaaaatctaaattgtcaaatttgaaatttaaaatttgaaatttgaaatttaaaatttaaaatttgaaatttaaaatttaaaatttaaatttaaaatttaaaatttgaactttgaaatttgaaattttaaaatctgaaatttgaaatttgaaatttgaaatttgaaataaaatttgaaaatttaaaatctaaaatttgagatttgaaatttaaaattaaaatttaaaatttaaaatctatatttcaaattttaaaatttaaaagttaaaatttaaaaattttaaaatgaatctgaaaatta
This DNA window, taken from Ananas comosus cultivar F153 linkage group 5, ASM154086v1, whole genome shotgun sequence, encodes the following:
- the LOC109711025 gene encoding uncharacterized protein LOC109711025; this encodes MAQSKEDIKYGAAQAKVSEDESLRVAYKHGTPLEGGKIAESKPVDLFADAGRIDSANRGGGDRDGDSDGDNSAARPGEEPGAGEEKDGAKIAD